A genome region from Natronobeatus ordinarius includes the following:
- a CDS encoding MATE family efflux transporter, which translates to MVRRLPNPVRLPILWIGLALARLGLIERERARRTTDLAWPRVVTGLARMSKSAVDVAMVGVAVGTAAIAGVGFATPFWGLAFVIGGGVAGGTIALVSQRFGAEAFDELGQAIRSSVVLVVVLSLPFTVVFWLYPEEFVSLITDDPEAIVHGAAYLGVVAFAIPFAGLNLIGSRTFVGMDDAWTPMVVRAGGAVANIGLNAVLIFGFELGVTGAALGTVLANVAVTATFALALVTGWLPGVGTLPVRIDPFGSYFDGGTIRDLVTIGLPVMGTNLVWTFAEFPMLWIVGGFGQGTVAAYVIARRIWGLMNTPGWGFGLASSSLVGQELGTGDETTAEEYGREIVRFAVAVYLVSAGIVFAFAEPITLAFTDDPADPAVPIAVTLVHAACLAVILQGVSSSAAGPLNASGDTRWPFYSQALGMFGAAIPLAYLGTTSLTVPGLGTIPALGLWGLYLAFLAETAVPATINYYRFSTGRWKAISRTYRPGTTPGDD; encoded by the coding sequence GTGGTCCGCCGTCTCCCTAATCCGGTTCGCCTGCCGATCCTCTGGATCGGGCTCGCACTCGCCCGCCTAGGGCTGATCGAGCGCGAGCGGGCGCGCCGGACGACGGACCTCGCCTGGCCGCGGGTCGTCACGGGCCTGGCCCGGATGTCAAAGAGCGCCGTCGACGTCGCGATGGTCGGCGTCGCCGTCGGCACGGCGGCGATCGCTGGCGTCGGCTTCGCGACGCCGTTCTGGGGGCTCGCGTTCGTGATCGGCGGCGGCGTCGCTGGTGGCACGATCGCGCTCGTCTCCCAGCGATTCGGCGCGGAGGCGTTCGACGAACTCGGACAGGCGATACGCTCGAGTGTCGTCCTCGTGGTCGTCCTCTCGCTACCGTTCACGGTGGTGTTCTGGCTCTACCCCGAAGAATTCGTCTCGCTGATCACTGACGATCCCGAGGCCATCGTCCACGGCGCGGCGTACCTGGGAGTGGTCGCCTTCGCCATCCCGTTCGCCGGGCTCAACCTGATCGGGAGTCGGACGTTCGTCGGGATGGACGACGCCTGGACGCCGATGGTCGTCCGGGCGGGTGGCGCGGTCGCGAACATCGGCCTCAACGCCGTCCTGATCTTCGGCTTCGAACTGGGCGTCACCGGAGCGGCGCTCGGAACGGTGCTGGCCAACGTCGCGGTGACGGCGACGTTCGCCCTCGCCCTGGTTACGGGCTGGCTGCCCGGCGTTGGAACGCTCCCGGTGCGGATCGATCCCTTCGGGTCCTACTTCGACGGCGGCACGATCCGGGATCTCGTCACCATCGGCCTCCCCGTGATGGGGACGAACCTCGTCTGGACGTTTGCCGAGTTCCCCATGCTCTGGATCGTCGGCGGCTTCGGCCAGGGCACCGTCGCCGCGTACGTCATCGCCAGACGGATCTGGGGGCTGATGAACACCCCCGGCTGGGGCTTTGGCCTCGCCTCCTCGAGTCTCGTTGGCCAGGAACTCGGGACCGGCGACGAGACGACCGCCGAAGAGTACGGCCGGGAGATCGTTCGCTTTGCAGTCGCCGTCTACCTCGTCTCGGCCGGGATCGTCTTCGCCTTCGCCGAACCGATCACGCTCGCGTTCACCGACGATCCCGCCGATCCAGCAGTCCCGATCGCGGTGACGCTCGTCCACGCGGCGTGTCTCGCGGTGATCCTGCAGGGCGTCTCGAGTTCCGCCGCCGGCCCGCTCAACGCCAGCGGCGACACCCGATGGCCCTTTTACAGCCAGGCGCTCGGGATGTTCGGCGCGGCGATCCCGCTCGCCTATCTCGGGACGACCAGCCTGACGGTTCCGGGGCTGGGGACGATTCCCGCCCTCGGCCTGTGGGGGCTCTACCTCGCGTTCCTCGCCGAGACCGCGGTGCCGGCGACGATCAACTACTATCGGTTCTCGACGGGGCGGTGGAAGGCGATCAGCCGGACGTACCGACCCGGAACGACTCCCGGAGACGATTGA
- a CDS encoding cytochrome d ubiquinol oxidase subunit II has translation MTELLSHTEYLVDSLPELWFGLVVVALGGYLLLDGFDFGLGILYADANEKERQTMLAAFGPVWKANEVWLVLFGTVLFAAFPVVYANLLSRHYLLVFAILLALSLRGLGSKLRGEGDDERWVRFWDACFVVGSTFSPFLLGAFVASWVLGTPSAFAPGPVAVGLTVVALCVVLGAAFLGLKTEGLLRETVARRGRMATGVYTVVLLATVAVLYGFHPELRPKIVATPTLLVVAVTAASATAFVYASARARYRLAVGGAGGIAAAFVAYVAYLLYPSVDPAVGLSIADAVVSPLPLNLASIFAVTFLPVIAIYFTVLYSVFSGPASPEESYS, from the coding sequence ATGACTGAGCTGCTCTCTCACACCGAGTACCTGGTCGACTCGTTGCCCGAGCTCTGGTTCGGACTCGTCGTCGTCGCGCTGGGCGGCTACCTCCTGCTCGACGGCTTCGATTTCGGCCTCGGGATCCTCTACGCGGACGCCAACGAGAAAGAGCGACAGACGATGCTCGCCGCGTTCGGCCCCGTCTGGAAGGCCAACGAGGTGTGGCTCGTGCTGTTCGGGACGGTGCTGTTCGCGGCCTTCCCGGTGGTGTACGCCAACCTGCTGAGCCGCCACTACCTGCTCGTGTTCGCCATCCTGCTGGCGCTCTCGCTCAGGGGCCTCGGCTCGAAGCTCCGCGGGGAGGGCGACGACGAACGATGGGTTCGCTTCTGGGACGCCTGTTTCGTCGTCGGGAGCACGTTCTCACCGTTCCTTCTCGGGGCGTTCGTCGCGAGCTGGGTGCTCGGTACCCCCTCCGCGTTCGCACCCGGGCCCGTCGCCGTCGGTCTGACGGTCGTCGCCCTCTGTGTCGTCCTCGGAGCCGCCTTCCTGGGCCTGAAAACCGAGGGCTTGCTGCGCGAGACCGTCGCCCGCCGCGGACGGATGGCCACGGGCGTCTACACCGTCGTCCTCCTGGCCACGGTCGCCGTCCTGTACGGCTTCCACCCCGAGTTGCGCCCGAAGATCGTCGCGACGCCGACGCTGCTCGTCGTCGCGGTCACGGCCGCATCCGCCACCGCCTTCGTCTACGCGAGCGCTCGAGCGCGGTACCGCCTCGCCGTCGGCGGCGCCGGAGGGATCGCCGCCGCCTTCGTCGCCTACGTCGCGTACCTGCTCTACCCGTCGGTCGATCCGGCGGTCGGCCTCTCGATCGCCGACGCGGTCGTTTCTCCGCTCCCGCTGAACCTGGCATCGATCTTTGCCGTCACGTTCCTCCCGGTGATCGCGATCTACTTCACCGTCCTCTACTCGGTGTTCAGCGGCCCGGCGAGTCCCGAAGAGAGCTACAGCTGA
- a CDS encoding gamma carbonic anhydrase family protein, giving the protein MIRSFDGHEPALADSAYVDERAVVIGDVTVGPDASVWPGAVLRGDRGPIVLEEGANVQDNATVHEGAEIGPYTTVGHNAIVHNATVGRRCMVGMGAVVLDGSEIGDESLVGANSLVTENTTIPDSCLAVGTPAEVVKELEESYWHSAADRYVELSTRHLETSAVLERGTVGDPD; this is encoded by the coding sequence ATGATCCGATCCTTCGACGGGCACGAACCGGCGCTCGCCGATTCGGCGTACGTCGACGAGCGCGCGGTCGTCATCGGGGACGTCACCGTCGGCCCCGACGCGAGCGTCTGGCCCGGCGCCGTCCTCCGCGGCGACCGTGGCCCGATCGTCCTCGAGGAAGGGGCGAACGTCCAGGACAACGCCACGGTCCACGAGGGCGCCGAGATCGGCCCGTACACCACCGTCGGCCACAACGCCATCGTCCACAACGCGACCGTCGGCCGGCGCTGCATGGTCGGCATGGGCGCGGTCGTCCTCGACGGCTCAGAGATCGGCGACGAGAGCTTAGTCGGCGCGAACAGCCTCGTCACGGAGAACACGACCATCCCGGACTCGTGTCTCGCCGTCGGCACCCCCGCCGAGGTCGTCAAGGAACTCGAGGAATCCTACTGGCACTCGGCGGCCGATCGGTACGTCGAACTCTCGACGCGCCACCTCGAGACGTCCGCGGTGCTCGAGCGAGGGACGGTCGGCGATCCCGACTGA
- a CDS encoding cytochrome ubiquinol oxidase subunit I, producing MYVTTIAGSVFAESAQTVALLLAFLTPELASRIQFGWAITIHIIFAALSVGLAPFLVYFVVQEVRTGEERYARLRKFWTKIFAVGFVMGTVTGIPMGFMFGTNFATFSEVSGELIGGPLSFEAKMAFFLEAFALGILLFGRERVSDRMYALSAFLVALGAWMSAFWILVVNSWMQTPQGYELVMKEGVPIAQLTDPMAAFFNPRFPWMYVHMQNAAVISVTLLVAGIAAYFIWKNRDSQVWQTALKVAIVVLLVTSIFQVIHGDMYGRHVAETQPHKFAAMEAHYETGAADLHIVAIPTELEAITDPRADNLYTISIPYLASFLAEGDFTAEVTGLNDFEYESPPVAWVFWSFRVMVGLGFWFVFLGLWGAYRLWRGGLYEDDRYLQALMLSAPLGFVATITGWYVAEIGRQPWIIQDVLTTAEGVSTNLGSTEATLTLVGFVVGYVLLFGVFLYVFRRILVEEAERQGTGTEDRETPESPGVIADD from the coding sequence ATGTACGTAACGACGATCGCCGGTTCGGTGTTCGCCGAGTCGGCACAGACGGTCGCACTGCTGCTCGCGTTTCTCACGCCCGAACTCGCGAGCCGGATACAGTTCGGCTGGGCGATCACGATCCACATCATCTTCGCCGCCCTGTCGGTCGGGCTGGCACCGTTTCTCGTCTACTTCGTCGTCCAGGAGGTCAGGACGGGCGAGGAGCGATACGCCCGCCTCCGGAAGTTCTGGACGAAAATCTTCGCCGTCGGTTTCGTCATGGGAACCGTCACGGGGATCCCCATGGGATTCATGTTCGGGACCAACTTCGCCACGTTCTCCGAGGTCTCCGGCGAACTGATCGGCGGCCCGCTCTCGTTCGAGGCCAAGATGGCCTTTTTCCTCGAGGCGTTCGCACTTGGCATCCTGTTGTTCGGTCGTGAGCGCGTCTCGGACCGGATGTACGCGCTCTCGGCGTTTCTCGTCGCCCTCGGCGCGTGGATGTCCGCGTTCTGGATCCTCGTCGTCAACTCCTGGATGCAGACGCCCCAGGGCTACGAGCTCGTGATGAAAGAAGGGGTGCCGATCGCCCAGCTGACCGACCCGATGGCGGCGTTTTTCAACCCCCGTTTCCCGTGGATGTACGTCCACATGCAGAACGCGGCGGTGATCTCCGTGACGCTGCTGGTCGCCGGGATCGCCGCCTACTTCATCTGGAAGAACCGCGACAGCCAGGTCTGGCAGACGGCGCTCAAAGTCGCCATCGTCGTCCTGCTCGTGACGTCGATCTTCCAGGTGATCCACGGCGACATGTACGGCCGCCACGTCGCCGAGACGCAGCCACACAAGTTCGCCGCGATGGAAGCCCACTACGAGACCGGGGCGGCTGACTTACACATCGTCGCAATTCCGACCGAACTCGAGGCGATCACCGACCCGCGGGCGGACAACCTCTACACGATAAGCATCCCGTATCTCGCCTCGTTCCTCGCGGAGGGTGACTTCACAGCCGAGGTGACGGGGCTCAACGACTTCGAGTACGAGTCACCGCCGGTCGCCTGGGTGTTCTGGTCGTTCCGGGTCATGGTCGGCCTGGGCTTCTGGTTCGTCTTCCTCGGCCTGTGGGGCGCCTACAGGCTCTGGCGGGGTGGCCTCTACGAGGACGACCGCTACCTACAGGCGCTCATGCTCTCTGCACCACTTGGCTTCGTCGCGACGATCACCGGCTGGTACGTCGCCGAGATCGGCCGCCAGCCCTGGATCATCCAGGACGTACTCACGACCGCCGAGGGCGTCTCGACCAACCTCGGCTCGACCGAGGCGACGCTGACGCTCGTCGGCTTCGTCGTCGGCTACGTCCTCCTGTTCGGCGTCTTCCTCTACGTCTTCAGGCGCATCCTCGTGGAAGAGGCCGAACGACAGGGGACGGGAACTGAAGACCGCGAGACGCCGGAATCGCCCGGGGTGATCGCGGATGACTGA
- a CDS encoding ribonuclease J, giving the protein MEIEIATVGGYEEVGRQMTAVRAGDDVVIFDMGLNLSQVLIHDNVETERMHSLDLIDMGAIPDDRVMSDLEGDVQAIVPTHGHLDHIGAISKLAHRYNAPVVATPFTIELVKQQIEGEQKFGVENDLIKMDPGESMTIGNHGVELEFVNVTHSIIDAINPVLHTPEGAIVYGLDKRMDHTPVIGDPIDMKRFREIGREGQGVLCYIEDCTNANKGGRTPSERVAREHLRDVLYSMEDYDGGIVATTFSSHIARVKSLVEFADDIGRQPVLLGRSMEKYSGTAERLDFVDFPSDLGMFGHRKSVDRTFKRIMNEGKENFLPVVTGHQGEPRAMLTRMARGETPYELDDGDKVVFSARVIPEPTNEGQRYQSEKLLGMQGARVYSDIHVSGHLNQEGHYAMLDALQPQHIIPAHQDLKGLSGYVNLCESEGYAMGRDVHVSRNGNLIQIVD; this is encoded by the coding sequence ATGGAAATCGAAATTGCAACGGTAGGCGGTTACGAGGAAGTCGGGCGGCAGATGACTGCTGTCCGCGCCGGTGACGACGTCGTCATCTTCGACATGGGTCTGAACCTCTCACAGGTCCTGATCCACGACAACGTCGAGACCGAGCGGATGCACAGCTTAGACCTGATCGACATGGGCGCGATCCCCGACGACCGGGTCATGTCCGACTTAGAGGGCGACGTCCAGGCGATCGTCCCGACCCACGGTCACTTAGACCACATCGGCGCCATCTCGAAGCTGGCCCACCGGTACAACGCGCCGGTCGTCGCGACGCCGTTTACGATCGAGCTCGTCAAACAGCAGATCGAGGGCGAACAGAAGTTCGGCGTCGAGAACGACCTGATCAAGATGGACCCCGGCGAGTCGATGACGATCGGCAATCACGGGGTCGAACTCGAGTTCGTCAACGTGACCCACTCGATCATCGACGCGATCAACCCCGTCCTCCACACGCCCGAGGGCGCGATCGTCTACGGGCTGGACAAGCGCATGGACCACACGCCCGTCATCGGTGACCCGATCGACATGAAGCGCTTCCGTGAGATCGGCCGCGAGGGCCAGGGCGTGCTCTGTTACATCGAGGACTGTACCAACGCGAACAAGGGAGGACGCACCCCCTCCGAGCGCGTCGCCCGGGAGCACCTCCGGGACGTCCTCTACAGCATGGAAGACTACGACGGCGGCATCGTCGCGACGACGTTCTCGAGTCACATCGCCCGTGTGAAGTCGCTCGTGGAGTTCGCCGACGACATCGGCCGACAGCCCGTCCTGCTCGGTCGCTCGATGGAAAAGTACTCCGGAACGGCAGAGCGACTCGACTTCGTCGACTTCCCCTCCGACCTCGGGATGTTCGGTCACCGCAAGTCCGTCGACCGCACGTTCAAACGCATCATGAACGAGGGCAAGGAGAATTTCTTACCTGTCGTCACCGGCCACCAGGGCGAACCCCGCGCGATGTTGACCCGCATGGCTCGCGGCGAGACGCCGTACGAACTCGACGACGGCGACAAGGTCGTCTTCTCCGCCCGAGTCATCCCCGAACCGACCAACGAGGGTCAGCGCTATCAGTCCGAGAAACTGCTCGGCATGCAGGGTGCACGCGTCTACTCCGACATCCACGTCTCCGGCCACCTCAACCAGGAAGGCCACTACGCGATGCTCGACGCGCTCCAGCCCCAGCACATCATCCCCGCCCACCAGGACCTCAAGGGACTGTCGGGCTACGTGAATCTCTGCGAGAGCGAAGGCTACGCCATGGGTCGTGACGTCCACGTCTCGCGAAACGGCAACCTGATCCAGATCGTCGACTGA
- a CDS encoding amino acid permease — MAKDLERDLGLFAVIAISMGAMIGSGIFILPGIAMAEAGPAVILAFVIAAILVVPAALSIAELGTAMPEAGGDYVFIERGLGPSFGTIAGLGTWLMLMLKGSLALYGGMFYINFIYTLPTWELAVPGLGATLPIPGVRALGITFALALIAVNLVGVKQTGGLQLVMVIVMLVILSAFVAGSIVQVEGVNYDGFFAEGLDGILTATALVLVSYAGVTKVAAVAEEIENPGRNLPLGLLVSLLVTAFLYALLVFVLVGVVEGDQLADSEEPMALATDLLFGGTIVPLPMIGEFAIGPLTVGAIVLAALLALISTANAGILTASRYPLALSRDGLFLKRFEYIHPRFSTPFVAILTTGAIIVFIVATQDVDRIAKMAGAFQILVYILVCGALIAFRERDLEWYDPDFYTPGYPWVQLFGIVSGVFIITQMDAAEILGSIGIVLFGLLWFKWYAADRIEREGAAKGLARQEAGRKFVRDTEDQLEREDRYEVLIPLRRDVSREQEDALLQLAAPIVHRQGGRIRIVRFDEVPDQVPLDTAAETLSEDDVEFEARTDELVQYFEIPVEVGEIVSHDSRHAVVNFAERSGADLILARHEATSRLGTLFGRDEDWIIEHAPCDVVFVQQERPVTVDEIVIVTDRSPFNDPLKVELADAVADVLGARLRFVYAVPENGAEELLETIEAYHADLDDLCTVPVESTIVQANDAVAGLSSELEDADVVMLSTMTHRRIPDLLVEQRSDRLAAAIDGPVLLVHSKKSRRGSFLRPILERVLFD; from the coding sequence ATGGCAAAAGATCTCGAGCGCGACCTCGGGTTGTTCGCCGTGATCGCGATCAGCATGGGTGCGATGATCGGGAGCGGCATCTTCATCCTGCCGGGGATCGCGATGGCCGAGGCGGGGCCGGCAGTCATCCTCGCGTTCGTGATCGCCGCGATCCTCGTGGTTCCCGCGGCGCTCAGCATCGCCGAACTCGGAACGGCGATGCCCGAAGCCGGCGGTGACTACGTCTTCATCGAGCGCGGGCTCGGCCCCTCCTTCGGGACGATCGCCGGGCTCGGCACCTGGCTCATGCTCATGCTCAAGGGATCGCTCGCGCTCTACGGCGGCATGTTCTACATCAACTTCATTTACACGCTCCCGACCTGGGAGCTCGCGGTTCCGGGGCTGGGCGCGACGCTCCCGATCCCCGGCGTCCGAGCGCTCGGGATCACGTTCGCGCTCGCCCTCATCGCGGTCAACCTGGTCGGGGTCAAACAGACCGGTGGCCTCCAGCTCGTGATGGTGATCGTCATGCTCGTGATCCTCTCGGCGTTCGTCGCCGGCTCGATCGTCCAGGTCGAGGGGGTCAACTACGACGGCTTCTTCGCCGAAGGACTCGACGGGATCCTCACCGCGACGGCGCTCGTGCTCGTCTCGTATGCCGGGGTGACGAAAGTCGCCGCCGTCGCCGAGGAGATCGAAAATCCCGGTCGAAATCTCCCGCTCGGCCTGCTCGTCTCGCTGCTCGTGACGGCGTTTCTCTACGCGCTGCTCGTGTTCGTGCTCGTCGGTGTCGTCGAGGGCGACCAGCTGGCCGACTCCGAGGAGCCGATGGCGCTGGCGACTGATCTCCTGTTCGGGGGAACGATCGTTCCGCTCCCGATGATCGGCGAGTTCGCAATCGGGCCGCTCACGGTCGGTGCGATCGTCCTCGCGGCCCTGCTCGCACTGATCAGCACCGCCAACGCGGGCATCCTGACGGCGTCGCGCTACCCGCTCGCGCTCAGCCGTGACGGGCTCTTCCTGAAACGGTTCGAGTACATCCACCCGCGATTCTCGACGCCGTTCGTCGCGATCCTCACCACCGGGGCGATCATCGTCTTCATCGTCGCCACCCAGGACGTCGACCGGATCGCGAAGATGGCCGGGGCGTTCCAGATCCTCGTCTACATCCTCGTCTGTGGCGCACTGATCGCGTTCCGCGAGCGCGACCTCGAGTGGTACGATCCCGACTTCTACACGCCGGGCTACCCCTGGGTGCAGCTCTTTGGCATCGTCTCGGGCGTCTTCATCATCACCCAGATGGACGCCGCGGAGATCCTCGGCTCGATCGGCATCGTGCTCTTCGGGCTGCTCTGGTTCAAATGGTACGCGGCAGACCGGATCGAACGCGAAGGCGCCGCGAAGGGACTCGCCCGCCAGGAAGCCGGCCGGAAGTTCGTCCGCGACACCGAAGACCAGCTCGAGCGTGAGGACCGCTACGAGGTGCTCATCCCGCTTCGTCGGGACGTCAGCCGCGAGCAGGAAGACGCCTTACTCCAGCTCGCCGCGCCGATCGTCCACCGGCAGGGTGGTCGAATCCGGATCGTCCGGTTCGATGAGGTGCCCGACCAGGTCCCCCTCGACACCGCCGCCGAGACGCTCTCCGAGGACGACGTCGAGTTCGAAGCGCGAACCGACGAACTCGTCCAGTACTTCGAGATTCCCGTCGAGGTCGGCGAGATCGTCAGCCACGACAGCCGCCACGCCGTCGTCAACTTCGCCGAACGGTCGGGCGCTGACCTCATCCTCGCGCGCCACGAGGCGACCAGCCGACTCGGGACGCTGTTCGGCCGCGACGAGGACTGGATCATAGAGCACGCCCCCTGTGACGTCGTCTTCGTCCAGCAAGAGCGTCCCGTCACCGTCGACGAGATCGTGATCGTCACCGACCGCAGCCCGTTCAACGACCCCCTCAAGGTCGAACTCGCCGACGCGGTGGCGGACGTGCTCGGTGCCCGGCTGCGGTTCGTCTACGCCGTCCCCGAAAACGGGGCCGAGGAACTGCTCGAGACCATCGAGGCGTACCACGCCGACCTCGACGACCTCTGTACCGTCCCCGTCGAGTCGACGATCGTCCAGGCGAACGACGCCGTCGCGGGCCTCTCGAGCGAACTCGAGGACGCCGACGTCGTCATGCTGAGCACGATGACCCACCGACGGATTCCGGACCTGCTCGTCGAACAGCGCTCGGACCGACTGGCGGCCGCGATCGACGGCCCCGTCCTGCTCGTCCACTCGAAGAAGAGCCGCCGGGGATCGTTCCTCCGGCCGATCCTCGAGCGCGTGCTGTTCGATTAG
- the idsA3 gene encoding geranylfarnesyl diphosphate synthase has product MTTPEAREKAVLEAVHERRVLVNEAIPEELPVERPERLYEASRYLLDAGGKRLRPSVLLTAAEALADVEPLSEAYRSFPTLDGGAPIDVMAAAVSVEVIQSFTLIHDDIMDDDDLRRGVPAVHREYDLETAILAGDTLYSKAFEIMLETGARPERTVRAFDILANTCTQICEGQQLDVAFEQRTDVTPEEYLEMVEQKTAVLYAASACLPAVLMGAGEETIDALYGYGLDVGRAFQIQDDVLDLTVPSEKLGKQRGSDLVENKQTLITVHAREQGVDVDALVDTNSVDDVTEAEIDDAVATLEDAGSIAYANEMARDLVSRGKDRLTVLPDNEAHDLLLELADYLIERGY; this is encoded by the coding sequence ATGACGACCCCCGAGGCACGCGAAAAGGCGGTACTCGAGGCGGTGCACGAGCGCCGAGTGCTGGTCAACGAGGCGATCCCCGAGGAGCTCCCGGTAGAACGACCCGAACGGCTCTACGAGGCCTCACGGTACCTGCTCGACGCGGGCGGCAAACGGCTGCGGCCGTCCGTCCTGCTCACGGCCGCGGAGGCGCTCGCGGACGTCGAGCCGTTGAGCGAAGCGTACCGATCGTTTCCCACGCTCGATGGCGGCGCCCCGATCGACGTGATGGCCGCCGCCGTCAGCGTCGAGGTCATCCAGTCGTTCACGCTCATTCACGACGACATCATGGACGACGACGACCTCCGACGCGGGGTCCCGGCCGTTCACAGGGAGTACGACCTCGAGACGGCCATCCTGGCCGGCGACACCCTCTACTCGAAGGCGTTCGAGATCATGCTCGAGACCGGTGCACGGCCAGAGCGAACCGTGAGGGCGTTCGACATCCTCGCGAACACCTGTACCCAGATCTGTGAGGGCCAGCAACTCGACGTCGCCTTCGAACAGCGAACGGACGTCACCCCCGAGGAGTACCTCGAGATGGTCGAGCAGAAGACCGCAGTGCTGTACGCTGCGTCGGCTTGCTTACCGGCGGTGCTGATGGGGGCCGGCGAGGAGACGATCGACGCACTCTACGGCTACGGACTCGATGTCGGCCGGGCGTTCCAGATCCAGGACGACGTCCTCGATCTGACCGTCCCGAGTGAGAAACTCGGCAAGCAACGCGGCAGCGACCTGGTCGAGAACAAGCAGACGTTGATCACCGTCCACGCCCGCGAACAGGGCGTCGACGTCGATGCGCTGGTCGACACGAACAGCGTCGACGACGTCACGGAAGCCGAGATCGACGACGCGGTGGCCACCCTCGAGGACGCCGGCTCGATCGCCTACGCCAACGAGATGGCTCGCGACCTCGTCAGTCGCGGCAAAGACCGACTCACGGTGTTGCCGGATAACGAGGCCCACGACCTGCTACTCGAACTCGCCGACTACCTGATCGAACGCGGCTACTGA
- a CDS encoding acyl-CoA dehydrogenase family protein — protein sequence MELLDDAIVPEHAHDVKAEAREFAQEQIEPNAEAYFRSGEYPREVLEAGQDAGLVAQDIPEEWGGRGLDLAQLLAATEEFYRADAGIALTLQLASFGCEITYEYGTDEQCEQYVRPVAEGEQLSGLAVSEPETGSDLAGMETRAEKAGDAYVLNGEKYWIGNGVEADWVTVYARTGDGDDRYGNHSLFIVPTGTDGYEAEHIPEKMAMRASKQAHITLEDCRISEENLIGHEGAGFMLLADFFNHGRVIVAGHGLGLAAAAIEEAWAFVHEREEFGRTVNEFQSVQHDLADMLVAFESARALTWRACEHVDERENAGYWAAMAKTKATETAVDVAERGMRLHGGRSVLEDRRIARVYRDARIPVIYEGVNEVQRNLIYRQAP from the coding sequence ATGGAACTGCTCGACGACGCCATCGTTCCCGAACACGCTCACGACGTGAAAGCCGAGGCCCGCGAGTTCGCCCAGGAACAGATCGAACCGAACGCGGAGGCGTACTTCCGATCGGGGGAGTACCCGCGGGAGGTCCTCGAGGCGGGCCAGGACGCGGGACTCGTCGCCCAAGACATCCCCGAGGAGTGGGGTGGACGGGGACTCGACCTCGCCCAGTTGCTCGCGGCAACCGAGGAGTTCTATCGCGCGGACGCGGGGATCGCGCTGACGCTCCAGCTCGCGAGCTTCGGCTGTGAGATTACCTACGAGTACGGGACCGACGAGCAGTGCGAGCAGTACGTTCGGCCGGTCGCCGAGGGCGAGCAGCTCTCCGGGCTCGCGGTCTCGGAACCGGAGACGGGCAGCGACCTCGCGGGGATGGAGACGCGCGCCGAGAAAGCGGGAGACGCGTACGTCCTAAACGGCGAGAAGTACTGGATCGGCAACGGCGTCGAGGCCGACTGGGTGACGGTCTACGCGCGGACGGGCGACGGGGACGACCGGTACGGAAATCACTCGCTGTTCATCGTCCCGACCGGCACGGACGGCTACGAGGCCGAGCACATCCCCGAGAAGATGGCGATGCGGGCGTCGAAGCAGGCCCACATCACCCTCGAGGACTGCCGAATCTCCGAGGAGAACCTGATCGGTCACGAGGGCGCCGGCTTCATGTTGCTCGCGGACTTTTTCAACCACGGCCGCGTGATCGTCGCGGGACACGGCCTCGGCCTCGCCGCGGCCGCCATCGAGGAAGCCTGGGCGTTCGTCCACGAGCGCGAGGAGTTCGGCCGCACGGTCAACGAGTTCCAGTCGGTTCAGCACGACCTGGCCGATATGCTCGTCGCGTTCGAGAGCGCTCGCGCGCTCACCTGGCGCGCCTGCGAGCACGTCGACGAGCGAGAAAACGCCGGCTACTGGGCCGCGATGGCCAAGACGAAGGCGACCGAGACGGCCGTCGACGTCGCCGAACGAGGGATGCGCCTCCACGGCGGCCGATCGGTGCTCGAGGACCGGCGCATCGCCCGCGTCTACCGCGACGCACGCATCCCCGTGATCTACGAGGGCGTCAACGAAGTCCAGCGGAACCTGATCTACCGACAGGCCCCGTAG